Proteins from a genomic interval of Paenibacillus sp. RC334:
- the yycI gene encoding two-component system regulatory protein YycI — MDWSRAKNVLICTFLLLNVVLGRQLWSDAQETAGPNLDFTSLDENTQRLMEEKSIQVLAPIPGDTPQLPKLSYTYVHGGEKDERVKLPEPVDSKLVFTHDALVEALQPQIRDIDNYQYDPLDVQEELTSGQADAFVLHPLVQGKWPLFNVKMALFYSNQKIIGYRKIQVDLQPSDEAKKMLPASKALARLIDSYLPRDAIVKDIRLGYYGQTFNSDSQVAAPVWRFMLDNGQGVYYVQMNGDVISPKTEQTEGS; from the coding sequence ATGGATTGGAGCCGCGCCAAAAACGTACTGATCTGCACGTTTTTGCTGCTCAATGTAGTACTGGGGCGCCAGTTGTGGAGTGATGCGCAGGAAACGGCAGGGCCGAATCTGGATTTTACTTCGCTGGATGAAAATACGCAGCGTTTAATGGAAGAGAAGAGCATTCAGGTGTTGGCTCCGATTCCCGGGGATACCCCCCAGTTGCCGAAGCTGTCTTACACGTATGTCCATGGCGGGGAAAAGGATGAGCGTGTGAAGTTACCGGAGCCGGTAGACAGCAAGCTGGTATTCACCCACGATGCGCTGGTTGAGGCATTGCAGCCGCAAATCAGGGACATCGACAACTACCAGTATGATCCGCTGGATGTTCAGGAGGAGCTTACATCCGGACAGGCAGATGCTTTTGTGCTACACCCATTGGTACAGGGAAAGTGGCCTTTATTTAATGTGAAGATGGCCCTGTTTTACAGTAACCAGAAAATTATCGGATATCGCAAAATTCAGGTTGATCTCCAGCCCTCGGATGAAGCGAAGAAAATGCTGCCCGCATCCAAGGCGCTGGCAAGGTTGATTGACAGTTATTTGCCGCGTGATGCGATTGTGAAGGATATCCGGCTGGGTTATTACGGACAAACCTTTAACTCGGATAGCCAGGTGGCTGCACCTGTATGGCGGTTTATGCTGGATAACGGGCAAGGCGTGTATTACGTGCAGATGAACGGAGATGTCATAAGTCCAAAGACAGAACAAACAGAAGGGTCTTGA